Proteins from a single region of Eremothecium gossypii ATCC 10895 chromosome VI, complete sequence:
- a CDS encoding SAPS family protein (Syntenic homolog of Saccharomyces cerevisiae YKR028W (SAP190) and YJL098W (SAP185)) codes for MSGSFWKFSQEYSTESSLTKLLNRAFIRVEERSRAETEQENEAKRSKEEKRFDVIESEHEEEEEGEEGEQRGSRAQRPLEGGELPETESEYKNYRPNLEVLNELLDDEELYTELMCSNFKLMIFFKYPAVLDVLVDYVTNERILEETLDLSEEEDNDDEHVDLEPLLESTEDKEAEQLHGGEVAELGHDESDSSNTGTQPQETDEQVQSRRARMAAEILSADVWPISSAFIEHDELLYKLWSILDHPAPLSIVASTYFMKINERLLDMDIASMIRFILNQDNLVDRYLTHIDNPPLMDFLLKVISTDKPDTPTHVIGLLKYQKLISKLLDHLSPEWSSSVQSAAGDFLKALITISANSNNEIASAIGPNELTRELVSPAMASKLGDIMLNGGTSLSNGVGIVIELIRKNNSDYDFFQVMYTTLKTHPPNDRDPVYLGHLVKSFANKLPEFNAMLLDTKLPPLETPFGTIEPLGFERFKICELIAELLHCSNMGLLNEPKGEEIVNERDIDRECVLRLEGYGIPKNCHDEERSVSVSPIEEEDLAKKIRDLQLVTDKRPSSDNSVESLNSDSQQATTPIHQLGTEIHSEDSSDAELSEQALREKPVVGDQLKIALQDNKIITTILGMFFKYPWNNFLHNVVFDIVQQIFNGPLKTGYNRFLLADLFASAHITEAIIEGDRKCHEYERETGLRLGYMGHLTLVAEEVAKFASYIDEMKISFSNPVISESLNDQRWREYTELVLAETRGKYSTVLGDLAEEEGRNVGKGANEEDNARYYNSDEIYHGSYAEHDDENYAEYSDVDGNRYYEYEDGSGHTTRIHLNQLDNDNIDDIEEASNADTDNKFRNYMSHQLANDYNTTSFSPDNEDEGQWASVSGSNRPGEASSNYQSEIQIESSAMSKQSIFHHQQFDLQDHEDGDDYMDPNDDGQSYAKPNHPLYSNMLPSQPENVYRKTSEVAEEGDSDESDEEMIVVEGTPGFDESTELDQSGTEYALCRTSSKDEKMWTSPEQHSTRIIGMNNNMFNRSKDLHKDE; via the coding sequence ATGTCGGGCTCTTTTTGGAAGTTTAGTCAGGAATACTCGACGGAGTCGTCTTTGACCAAGCTGCTTAACCGCGCCTTTATTCGCGTTGAGGAACGAAGCCGAGCAGAGACCGAGCAGGAAAATGAGGCAAAGAGGTCCAAAGAAGAGAAACGGTTTGATGTTATCGAGTCGGAACACGAggaggaagaagaaggcgaGGAAGGCGAGCAACGTGGCTCGCGGGCGCAGCGGCCGTTGGAAGGTGGGGAACTACCTGAAACCGAGTCGGAATACAAGAATTACAGGCCCAATCTCGAGGTGCTCAACGAGCtattagatgacgaggagCTATACACTGAGTTGATGTGTTCTAACTTCAAGTTGATGATCTTTTTCAAGTATCCCGCGGTGTTGGACGTTTTGGTAGACTATGTGACGAACGAGCGTATCTTGGAGGAAACGTTGGATTTAAGCGAAGAGGAGGATAATGACGATGAACACGTTGATCTGGAACCACTTTTGGAGAGTACCGAGGACAAAGAAGCAGAGCAACTGCATGGTGGTGAAGTAGCAGAGCTAGGGCATGACGAGTCAGATTCCAGTAACACTGGCACTCAACCACAAGAGACAGATGAACAGGTACAGTCTAGGAGAGCAAGAATGGCAGCAGAAATACTTTCTGCCGATGTATGGCCTATTTCTTCGGCATTCATTGAACATGATGAACTACTTTACAAATTATGGTCAATCCTTGATCATCCTGCCCCCCTCTCGATTGTGGCATCGACCTACTTTATGAAAATTAATGAAAGACTACTAGACATGGATATAGCCTCAATGATTCGATTTATTTTGAACCAAGATAATTTGGTGGACAGGTATTTGACTCATATAGATAACCCCCCTTTGATGGACTTCCTACTTAAAGTCATTTCTACTGATAAACCGGATACCCCCACACATGTAATTGGTTTGTTAAAGTACCAAAAGTTGATATCGAAACTATTGGACCACCTATCACCGGAATGGTCCTCATCTGTGCAATCCGCCGCAGGTGACTTTCTAAAAGCATTAATTACTATAAGTGCAAACTCTAACAATGAGATCGCTTCTGCAATTGGACCAAATGAGTTAACTCGTGAGTTGGTATCCCCTGCTATGGCTTCAAAGTTAGGAGATATTATGTTGAATGGGGGTACTTCTTTGAGCAACGGCGTGGGCATAGTTATCGAACTGATTAGAAAGAATAATTCTGATTATGATTTCTTTCAGGTGATGTACACAACTTTGAAGACTCATCCACCAAATGATAGAGATCCGGTATATTTGGGTCATTTGGTGAAAAGTTTTGCCAATAAGCTACCTGAGTTTAATGCTATGCTACTTGATACAAAATTACCTCCTCTTGAAACTCCTTTTGGAACAATCGAACCATTAGGTTTTGAAAGGTTTAAAATTTGCGAGTTAATTGCAGAATTGTTGCATTGCTCCAACATGGGCTTGCTAAACGAGCCAAAAGGCGAGGAAATAGTTAATGAAAGGGATATTGACAGGGAATGCGTGCTAAGGCTAGAAGGATATGGGATTCCAAAGAATTGCCATGATGAGGAAAGGTCCGTCTCTGTTTCTCCAATAGAAGAAGAAGATTTAGCTAAGAAGATTAGAGATTTGCAGCTGGTGACTGATAAGAGACCTTCCAGCGATAACAGTGTTGAGAGCCTTAATTCAGATTCTCAGCAGGCGACAACCCCTATTCATCAGCTGGGCACCGAAATTCATTCAGAGGATTCATCAGATGCAGAGTTGTCAGAACAGGCATTGCGGGAAAAGCCGGTGGTTGGTGACCAGCTCAAAATTGCACTACAGGACAATAAAATTATAACCACCATTTTGGGGATGTTCTTCAAGTATCCGTGGAATAATTTCTTACACAATGTTGTCTTCGACATTGTACAGCAAATTTTTAACGGTCCTTTGAAGACAGGATATAACAGGTTCCTCCTTGCTGATTTGTTTGCATCTGCTCACATAACAGAGGCTATAATTGAAGGTGATCGCAAATGTCATGAGTACGAGAGAGAAACTGGTCTTCGCCTAGGCTATATGGGCCACTTGACGCTGGTGGCCGAAGAAGTTGCCAAGTTCGCTTCCTACATCGATGAGATGAAAATTTCGTTTAGTAACCCCGTTATAAGCGAAAGTTTAAATGATCAGCGGTGGAGGGAGTATACAGAACTTGTCTTGGCTGAAACAAGGGGCAAATATAGCACGGTATTGGGCGATCTcgctgaagaagaaggccgGAATGTCGGAAAAGGGGCAAACGAGGAAGATAACGCCCGGTACTACAATAGCGATGAGATATATCATGGTTCTTACGCGGAGCACGACGATGAGAATTATGCGGAGTACAGCGATGTTGACGGCAACCGTTATTACGAGTATGAAGATGGGAGCGGCCACACCACTCGTATCCACCTTAACCAATTGGATAACGACAATATTGACGACATTGAGGAAGCCAGCAACGCAGACACGGATAACAAGTTCCGGAATTACATGTCTCACCAGCTGGCAAACGACTACAATACCACCAGCTTTTCTCCGGATAATGAAGATGAGGGCCAATGGGCTTCAGTGTCAGGCAGCAACAGGCCCGGCGAAGCCTCGTCTAATTATCAGTCTGAAATCCAAATCGAATCTTCCGCCATGTCAAAGCAGAGTATTTTCCACCATCAGCAATTTGATCTTCAGGACCATGAGGACGGTGACGACTACATGGACCCGAACGACGACGGTCAGTCGTACGCGAAGCCCAATCACCCGCTGTATTCCAACATGCTGCCCTCGCAACCGGAGAATGTCTACCGCAAAACTAGCGAAGTCGCAGAAGAGGGCGACAGCGATGAGAGCGACGAGGAAATGATAGTCGTGGAGGGGACCCCAGGCTTTGATGAGAGTACCGAACTTGACCAGAGCGGAACCGAGTATGCTTTGTGTCGAACATCAAGCAAAGACGAGAAAATGTGGACTTCACCTGAACAGCACTCGACAAGAATAATTGGTATGAACAACAACATGTTCAATAGATCAAAGGACCTGCATAAAGATGAGTAG
- the PHS1 gene encoding enoyl-CoA hydratase PHS1 (Syntenic homolog of Saccharomyces cerevisiae YJL097W (PHS1)) — protein sequence MATKTSFGTLALYNLFSALSWAYVLANVALVYPRIGQPRFYAATRGLVTVVQCGMLIEVFNAATGIVKTPVSTTVAQVLSRVLVVVCIFRYIPEAPNASDWPYITLLLAWSITEIVRYSYYFCNLVRSAGTPKWLTILRYNLFWVLYPLGVMSELLIIYSALPHAEARYGAWARLALVAAMLVYIPGFPMLYLHVIAQRRKVMKALRSTAAGAKKTT from the coding sequence ATGGCTACCAAGACTTCGTTCGGCACCCTAGCCCTGTACAATCTCTTCTCGGCCCTCAGCTGGGCGTACGTCCTGGCCAACGTGGCCCTCGTGTACCCGCGCATCGGCCAACCCAGATTCTACGCCGCGACAAGGGGTCTCGTGACCGTCGTCCAGTGTGGCATGCTGATTGAGGTCTTCAACGCCGCTACGGGGATCGTCAAGACACCCGTCTCCACCACTGTGGCGCAGGTGTTGTCGCGCGTGTTGGTCGTGGTCTGCATCTTCCGCTACATCCCCGAGGCACCAAACGCTTCAGACTGGCCCTACATCACCCTCCTGCTCGCATGGTCCATCACGGAGATCGTCCGCTACTCGTACTACTTCTGTAACCTGGTGCGCAGCGCAGGCACCCCCAAGTGGCTGACGATCCTGAGATACAACCTGTTCTGGGTTCTGTACCCGCTGGGCGTTATGAGCGAGCTGCTCATCATCTATTCCGCGCTGCCCCACGCGGAGGCCAGATACGGCGCCTGGGCGAGGCTCGCGCTCGTTGCCGCGATGCTGGTGTACATCCCCGGGTTCCCAATGCTGTACCTCCACGTCATCGCCCAGAGAAGAAAGGTCATGAAGGCGTTGAGAAGCACCGCCGCGGGCGCCAAGAAGACCACCTAG
- the MRPL49 gene encoding mitochondrial 54S ribosomal protein bL21m (Syntenic homolog of Saccharomyces cerevisiae YJL096W (MRPL49)), translated as MLPVLRQTLLRAAAPRWPLAGPAAACRLFSLGPVLHQQAAPADLGPLRLANDLYAVFRIHNRPYLVTKGDQVILPFKLKQADVGDVLHLNDVTTIGSRNYKLVDHPIDPSLYSLQATVIEKTKRPLRVREVTKRRNRRVRHALNKADLTILRISELRLN; from the coding sequence ATGCTACCAGTCCTCCGGCAGACGTTgctgcgcgcagcagccccCCGCTGGCCGCTTGCCGGCCCCGCCGCGGCTTGCAGGCTGTTCAGCCTCGGCCCCGTGCTCCACCAGCAGGCCGCCCCCGCAGACCTCGGCCCGCTCCGCCTCGCCAACGACCTCTACGCCGTCTTCCGCATACACAACCGGCCTTACCTCGTCACCAAGGGTGACCAGGTCATCCTGCCCTTCAAGCTGAAGCAGGCGGACGTCGGCGACGTCCTTCACCTCAACGACGTCACCACCATCGGCTCCCGCAACTACAAGCTCGTCGACCACCCCATAGACCCGTCGCTATACTCGCTGCAGGCCACCGTCATCGAGAAGACCAAACGGCCGCTGCGGGTCAGAGAGGTCACGAAGCGCCGCAACCGGCGTGTCCGTCACGCGCTCAACAAGGCTGACCTCACCATTCTGCGCATCTCGGAACTACGCCTGAACTAG
- the BCK1 gene encoding mitogen-activated protein kinase kinase kinase BCK1 (Syntenic homolog of Saccharomyces cerevisiae YJL095W (BCK1)): protein MAFLKRLNVSSHSRSSSGSSGRTPQNTSGGSKATAVKPLPQIPVEMGGIESEVIKNGEGGQSVVILCDDVGSGSYTSVLLSPSDPHMFSADGQRLSVEEQAEKTLYSWDVTDPEQWTMQRVMSWFKAHDFDEQWILFFKRNHISGKKFLQLLAHDNFNKYESFLSATKNSSYNRFQHLLKRTLEENVSNSHRRQRSNKSNDSKGSADCSLRYRRRRSVASEQRTLTAAEGVTPRKTVEVADDRAGSSKNHRKAKSASVLYRRSFISLRSSSSSNIKNDVDDDCKTLPAMKISIPPRPFSSIERSTSSSPASTLKSQSSPLSPGNHNMFRKDHKSSSSDSSLFNNLFGSADEITKAVGGTAPQGEQIAVKKYNDTLPSPMRVSPRHIDDKSTIWDKLKKRALPSTEQYTPSRIKQLTSGRNSSYIQTLQESPDECSANNEDPPATATLEAPIIDDLVLEEKHYPSQKQDSSAQYVLVTKDNRIFLPLNIAPYKTTQELKDGMTAFLGISSKAYTIHLTDLGCDPGVSLSDDVIAAIGQRKLNTRHLKFYVKDATRMHLRLKNDSFTSDHNITTEMSRSKGSLRSAASSFISSNDDTNSFSDITSIDEHGNITGRRVYPQTPSHYYDQSAATHSPEVDYWNIKERLSEGTSPMNISLLRSTTKAASLPSSIDEIKKSSFKVIRKASVTDIDFNKGRESPYIRPKLAPKREAPRPPRTSSQVSLASSSSIQSSLVEQKSISNSPTKPQRQHAGTYVKNKTRPPPPPSIGSTMTVDTKVMTSVSDSPVSNEPPNRPYGPFSTQKLVPQGFKGVGVHPGTRKVEEQMHTNPVTQYIQKQRSRNSISKMGNNPSLYSPPRLKKRISTRRMVSSTSAADIFDENEISFADAPDLSDYDSENSESSDDIIWSTTNTTSLDASKISVSDSTTGDDSNFSVASSVELQSSIKNDAKTSEDSIVDSIKEEGDSVCNLVGRKMTLRPTTEVVYQNLEMFFPGTDLDKPILEGLTPPASPDSEANKMPDQDLTPLSKVSTISSESSMRQSTPRLLITKKSDSPQPMPVRNLKPPKRTKTIRSIAREASEARKKSLYNNLKRQNTKMWGTRVVEVTDKRMVSINKSKNSKGEYREFAWIKGEMIGKGSFGAVYLGLNVTTGEMMAVKQVEVPKFGSQDETTVNNAEALISEVSTLKDLDHLNIVQYLGFENKNCIYSLFLEYVAGGSVGSLIRLYGHFDEQLIRFLTTQVLEGLAYLHLRGILHRDMKADNLLLDNDGVCKISDFGISRKSNNIYSNSEMTMRGTVFWMAPEMVDTTQGYSAKVDIWSLGCVVLEMFAGKRPWSNLEVVAAMFQIGKSKSAPPIPEDTLPHISQDGRAFLDDCFMIDPEERPTADTLLSHPFCQVPKEFNFRDTDLYNFIKQNDKLNNSKLTRNSQR, encoded by the coding sequence ATGGCGTTTCTTAAGCGACTTAATGTTTCGTCACACTCGCGGTCAAGTTCGGGTTCCTCCGGTCGGACCCCACAAAACACATCAGGAGGGTCGAAAGCCACAGCAGTGAAGCCACTGCCGCAGATACCGGTGGAAATGGGGGGTATTGAAAGCGAGGTGATAAAGAACGGGGAGGGCGGGCAGTCTGTTGTGATTCTGTGCGATGACGTTGGCAGTGGCAGCTACACGTCGGTGCTGCTAAGCCCGAGCGACCCGCATATGTTCTCTGCGGACGGGCAGCGGCTGAGTGTGGAGGAGCAGGCGGAGAAGACGCTGTACTCGTGGGATGTCACGGACCCGGAGCAGTGGACGATGCAGCGGGTGATGTCGTGGTTCAAGGCGCACGACTTCGACGAACAGTGGATTCTGTTCTTCAAGCGCAACCACATCTCGGGGAAGAAgttcctgcagctgctggcgcacGATAACTTCAACAAGTACGAGAGCTTCCTGTCTGCGACGAAGAACAGCTCGTACAACCGGTTTCAGCACCTGTTGAAGCGGACGCTGGAGGAGAACGTGTCGAACAGCcaccggcggcagcgaAGTAACAAGTCGAACGACTCCAAGGGCTCTGCCGACTGCAGCTTGAGGTACCGGCGGCGCAGGAGTGTTGCGTCGGAACAGCGGACGCTGACTGCTGCGGAGGGAGTTACACCGCGGAAGACAGTGGAGGTGGCGGACGATCGTGCGGGGAGCAGCAAGAACCACCGCAAGGCGAAGAGCGCTAGCGTACTATACCGGCGGAGCTTCATCTCGCTGCGAagctcgtccagcagcaATATCAAGAACGATGTAGACGACGACTGCAAGACGCTGCCGGCCATGAAGATCAGTATACCGCCGCGGCCGTTTTCGTCGATCGAGCGGTCTACCTCGTCCTCGCCTGCCTCGACCTTGAAATCACAGTCGTCTCCACTCTCTCCAGGGAATCATAATATGTTCCGCAAGGATCACAAGAGTAGCTCGTCTGACTCCTCGCTGTTCAACAACCTTTTTGGGAGTGCGGACGAAATTACTAAAGCGGTAGGCGGGACTGCCCCGCAAGGCGAGCAGATAGCCGTCAAGAAGTATAACGATACTCTTCCTTCTCCTATGCGTGTGTCTCCAAGGCATATCGATGACAAGTCTACCATATGGGATAAACTGAAAAAAAGAGCTTTGCCGTCTACCGAACAATATACGCCCTCTCGTATAAAGCAGTTGACGAGTGGCCGGAATTCCAGTTATATTCAGACGCTTCAAGAATCACCAGATGAATGCTCGGCAAACAATGAGGATCCACCAGCAACGGCAACCTTGGAGGCGCCGATAATTGATGATTTGGTCCTAGAAGAAAAGCACTATCCATCACAGAAACAAGATAGCTCTGCCCAGTACGTCCTCGTTACCAAGGACAATAGAATATTTCTGCCGCTGAATATTGCTCCTTATAAAACAACTCAGGAGCTGAAAGATGGCATGACTGCCTTTCTCGGCATATCGAGTAAAGCCTATACCATCCATCTAACCGATCTTGGATGTGACCCTGGCGTATCGCTCTCAGACGATGTTATCGCGGCCATTGGCCAGCGTAAACTGAACACGCGACACCTCAAGTTCTATGTCAAGGATGCAACGAGGATGCACCTGCGTCTGAAGAATGATAGTTTTACTTCTGACCATAACATAACTACTGAGATGAGTAGAAGTAAAGGCTCGCTGCGGTCAGCAGCTAGCAGCTTCATTAGCTCCAATGATGACACTAATTCTTTCTCAGATATCACTTCGATTGATGAGCACGGGAATATCACGGGTAGAAGAGTTTATCCTCAAACTCCTAGCCACTACTATGACCAAAGTGCAGCCACCCATAGCCCAGAGGTGGACTACTGGAACATAAAGGAACGACTCTCCGAGGGGACATCCCCTATGAATATCTCTTTGCTGAGGTCAACTACCAAAGCCGCCTCTCTTCCCTCCTCGATTGACGAAATAAAGAAAAGCAGCTTTAAGGTCATTCGGAAAGCAAGTGTCACGGATATAGATTTTAATAAGGGACGCGAATCACCCTACATCAGACCCAAACTTGCCCCAAAGAGGGAGGCTCCGAGACCTCCTCGAACAAGTTCACAGGTTTCATTGGCCTCATCCTCTTCTATTCAAAGCAGTTTAGTGGAACAGAAATCCATCTCCAATTCCCCGACGAAACCGCAGCGGCAGCATGCGGGTACATATGTGAAGAACAAAACGCGACCCCCTCCACCCCCAAGTATTGGTAGCACAATGACAGTGGATACAAAAGTTATGACTTCAGTCTCGGATTCCCCTGTTTCCAATGAGCCTCCTAATCGTCCATATGGGCCTTTTTCGACACAAAAGCTAGTGCCTCAAGGATTTAAAGGAGTTGGCGTGCATCCGGGAACTAGGAAGGTCGAGGAACAGATGCATACCAATCCAGTTACACAATACATCCAGAAACAGCGCTCTCGGAATTCCATATCCAAGATGGGTAACAATCCTTCTCTTTATTCACCGCCAAGGCTTAAGAAAAGGATTAGTACCCGCCGAATGGTTTCCTCGACATCTGCAGCTGATATCTTTGATGAAAACGAGATCTCGTTCGCGGATGCGCCAGATCTATCAGATTATGACAGCGAGAACAGCGAATCATCAGATGATATAATATGGTCTACCACCAATACAACGAGTCTGGATGCTTCCAAGATAAGCGTTTCTGACAGTACTACTGGCGATGATAGTAACTTTTCCGTAGCAAGTTCTGTTGAACTCCAAAGTTCAATTAAGAATGATGCAAAAACCTCTGAAGATTCTATCGTGGATTCTATCAAGGAAGAAGGTGATAGCGTGTGTAACCTCGTAGGACGGAAGATGACGCTAAGACCTACTACCGAGGTTGTCTACCAGAATCTGGAAATGTTCTTCCCTGGCACGGATCTTGACAAACCAATATTAGAGGGCTTGACCCCCCCTGCATCGCCAGATTCCGAGGCAAACAAGATGCCCGACCAGGATCTGACTCCCTTGAGCAAAGTATCGACCATTTCCTCTGAGAGTTCCATGCGGCAGTCCACTCCACGCCTTTTGATAACAAAGAAATCTGACAGCCCGCAGCCCATGCCTGTAAGGAACCTGAAACCGCCCAAGCGGACGAAGACCATCAGATCCATAGCTAGGGAGGCGAGTGAGGCGAGAAAGAAGTCACTTTACAATAATCTAAAGCGACAGAATACCAAAATGTGGGGTACTAGAGTCGTTGAAGTGACTGACAAGCGGATGGTGTCCATCAACAAATCGAAGAATTCGAAGGGGGAATACCGTGAATTTGCATGGATCAAAGGTGAGATGATCGGGAAGGGGTCTTTTGGCGCAGTATACCTAGGCCTCAATGTTACCACCGGGGAAATGATGGCCGTGAAGCAGGTAGAAGTCCCTAAATTTGGCTCTCAAGATGAAACTACTGTCAATAATGCAGAGGCGTTAATATCAGAAGTATCCACACTGAAGGACCTGGATCACCTCAACATTGTGCAGTATCTAGGCTTCGAAAACAAGAACTGCATCTACAGTCTCTTCCTCGAATATGTGGCAGGCGGCTCCGTTGGCTCACTCATACGACTCTATGGCCATTTCGACGAGCAACTGATCCGCTTTCTGACCACCCAGGTGCTCGAAGGCCTTGCGTATTTGCACCTTCGTGGTATCCTGCATCGCGATATGAAGGCAGACAACCTATTACTAGACAACGACGGTGTCTGCAAAATCAGCGACTTCGGCATCTCCAGGAAGTCTAACAACATCTACTCCAACTCTGAGATGACCATGCGGGGAACAGTGTTCTGGATGGCACCGGAAATGGTCGATACCACCCAGGGCTACAGTGCCAAGGTGGATATATGGTCCCTCGGCTGCGTGGTACTGGAGATGTTCGCGGGCAAGCGGCCGTGGTCCAACCTCGAAGTCGTGGCCGCCATGTTCCAGATCGGTAAGTCCAAGTCCGCTCCACCCATTCCTGAGGATACCCTACCCCACATATCTCAAGACGGCCGGGCATTCTTGGATGACTGTTTTATGATTGACCCTGAGGAGCGGCCCACCGCCGATACCTTGCTTTCGCATCCGTTCTGCCAGGTGCCCAAGGAATTTAATTTCAGGGACACTGATCTCTACAACTTCATCAAGCAAAATGATAAGTTGAACAATAGCAAACTCACGAGAAACTCACAGCGCTAG